GATTATCTTTTCCGAGCGTCAAATAATGTAAATCTGCGGTTATATGAATATCTCGAACAGTTTGAGCCATTCGTTTGGAGCACAGCGATATATCCAATCTAGATATTAAAACTAAGTTATTTGAGTCGGTTCTTTGAGGCTTTcagtttcaaacaaaatgttGTTCTTACAGtataatattggaaaaaaactcacaagtCTCCAtagtcgaaaaatttcaaaatcttgcaACGCGGCACCAGTGGTAGTTTTGTAATAGGAAACGGACTTGACATGAACTccattgaaaacaatgaaacaatGGTGACAGACGAGTGACCAATGGTCTTGATCGATATGCAAATGAACGAGGGTGAAGCCCAGAAGAAGAGTACACAGAGAAATAGAGAGACTCCCCAGTGGTACTAATAGAACGGGTGAGAGACGAGAGAGGATGGACCCCTTTGAGGTCACACACAACTATGACACAAAGTACTAATGATACGTTTAATTGCCTTTTTGACAAGGGTTTGATTATTATCGCGATTGATACAAAAAACTACACAACTAATTTCCAAACTGATTTCACAGAACATAGGATCCGAAACTAACACGTAATCACGGGTAAAGCATCCTTGTGCGACTAATGAAAATCGGCTCAAAATCCGCGGACTGCCATTTGGTGGTTGACCAAATTAAGTTGGTTTTAGCCTTTTTGTTACTATCTTTTTAGTTTATTCTCCGGGAATATTTAAGGCCTGAAAAGTGTCAGAAATTCGAATCtttctgattttctttttACAGTTCAGCTAACCTAGAAAGTAGTTTAAAAAAGCGGAGTTAATTGAAAggaatatatgaaaaaaaaatttattcaaaatctagaaaatgattactttaacatttcaaaaaattatatttcataTGTTATAAATCAATAGTATtgtaaattttatcaaatataGTTCTTCGAAAAGCTTGTCCAGTAGATGGTGATCTGTTCTCTCCatccatatttttcagtactttataagtttccaaaaactctGTATACACCAGATTAGGATTCGATAAAAGTCTTTCCAATGATGATTCATCTGGATAATCACGATTTATCTTTTCGAGCTGTTTGTACAAAGGTCCAAGCGTTTTTGGTAGATTTTCCAGTCTTTTCTTCTCAGGAAACAGTTCTATCCAAACGAGAAAGTACAAAATATGAGTTCTATCTTCTTGTTGTTCAACTACAAATGTTGCAAGCCTTCCATCATTTCTTTCCAACTCAAAACCATCGGAACAATCAATTTGAActgattcatttttcattgtgAAAATGTAATTTCGCTCTCTTCTAGTACTATCCCATCGGCttgttttaagattttcaagtttaaattCAACATCAGATTGCCATTGAAAACGAAGATTTTCAACCTTTGAAGACTTGTTATTCATCCACTTTTCTGCAAATGCTTCAAAATCCGAGCACTGGAAATTATGATCACTTAGATCAGCTACGATGCAGTTCAGTTCCAAGAGATGCTCTCTTGTCATCCATCGGGCACTTCTGAGAAAAAGCTCCTCAACACGTAAAGCCTGAAAACAAGTAATTTTTCATATCTCATACttttataaaatcaaaaatatattttgctgATAAATGTTGCAAAACTACTTTCCAATAAAGAAATCCTACCTGTTTAATAACATAATTCTCACTGGTCTTCGGTCTAATACATAGCTTTTTCTCAATTGTCAGTTTATCAAATATTCGATTCATTGTCCTTTTTGCAGGTATATCCGCACCACACATTTCAAAtgattcacatttttgaattgatggctcgaaaaacaaaaattccaaatgtcTATAAACAGTCGGACTGAGTAAGATATTCAATGGTCCtggaaacaaaaactgaaaatgtttggaaacaGCCGCAGCGCCTTCTTCCAGATTATCAAAGTGACAGTAGAACTCATCAAGTGTGAATGCACCACGACGgaatttttcgcttaaaaattgataataattcTTATTTTGGGTTTGGTTTgggtaattttgaattttaacaaattcctATAACgttaaaaactaaatatatTGTCTTCCAGAGATGtcaaattgaattaaaatgttttacctaccagttttcaaaaagaatgtATCCAATTTTCCGTTTATCCTTCAAATCCttcttcataaaaatttctttaaaatccCACCAAATCGCTCGGCTTCTCTCTTTAAATTGTACATGAACTGACGATTGTCCTCTTGTCAAAGTAATAAAGTGAGCACTTGCCTCGATTTTCAGATCTCTGACAGACTGTGCCATTCTTTTGGAGCATAATGACAGTTCAAatctttaaatattaattaatttattattatttttctcttgaaaatcaGAATAAGAAAACTTACAAATCAATTGGCTCGAGGTATTTCAACGCTTTTTGGCGAGGCACTATTGGTAAATCCAAAAGGTTAAAGCTCATCATCAAAAGTATAATAGACAGCCGTTTGGTGGTTGGGTGTTCGAATCAATAGTGCCTTCTCCTCAACTGAATACATATGCAATACAAGAGAGATAGAACGGAAAgagagaaaatagagaaatgtGGAGGACCCGAATGATTCCCGAAGGAGAGGGTGATACTAATTGTGGTCAGTATCAGGGATGGGcagcaattgccgttcggcaaatttttttgtcggcaatttgccggtttaccgatttgccggaaattttcattttcggcaaattgccgatttgccgtttgccggatatcagatttgccggaaatgtctAGAGGGATTTTTCATAagacataattttaaaaaaattatgagaacCGGAAAAAATGCCGGagttttcagttccggcaacaGTTTCGGCTCGTACTGAAATTAATGGAATTCGTCtttaattttcggattttacataattttctcATCACTGTtattatttaactttttttgaaaaaaaaactcatgcacagaacattttacaaaaatgattacaataatcaaaaatcgcccacaaattcataaaaatacaaaacgaTTTAATGACCTCAATGAAAATCGGTTATTACTTGTTCTTTActatacatttaaaattttatgattttctaaaagtatAAAAAGACGGAAGcaattcattttcttcatattaTTCCAATATGAGACTGCTTACTTTAACAATCTCATCTTTACttcttttaacaatttttgttgatgcAAGGTAagattttcgagttttgaaaagtttattatgaatttaaatttcagtacgAAATTCCGAAGAAGTTGTCGTCGTCGCAACGGAAATAATGGTGTAAATGGATCGAATGAAGATggagaaaataataatgtagATGGAAATGACGGAAAGGGTGGAAAAGGAGCTCTCAGTCAAGATGCTATCCAAAATAATGATGATTTAGTTGGTAGGTTTGGCGTACCTAggctcaaaaatatgaaaaaggtGTGCCGCGTAATTACAAAATCCACTGGTTCCCATCGTgcccaagtttttttttgaaattaatataggaatatagaaaaattattgtaatttcagaaaatagttttacgttaaaaaaaagttccaaaaattactCAACCACTGCTCCAAAGTCGCTATCTGACGAGAGAATGCACCAATTAGCACACTTatattttattcagtttttgagcaatttcttaaagatttaaatgaaaagaagagttattttcacaaatagaaaacatttttctatatttttatgtgaattttcaagaaaaaatttgacacaACAATAAGAAAAACGGGATTTTGTAAATGTTCCCAATGTTCCTCACATCGACTCAGCGTTTGCCGCCAGCTTCCTACCCAAGGCTTCGCAACTTCTTACCCAAGCcttgcccaaaaaataaaaacatttataaggaGTTGCCAAGACTTGGGTAAACCTTGGGCAAGAGTTGGCGCCgccacaaaaatgaaaaaaagtcgTGGACTGCCTCGTCGTTTCGAGGCGTCGCCCAAGTCTTACCCAAGTCTTACCCAAGTTTTGCCTATTTCTTACCCAATTTATACCTGTGTGTTGAACTTTGATCGCATTTCCTGTTGTTCCGAAGTCTTACCTGCTGAGCCATGATGGTCGCGCGAAAAGATGCACACTAGTAATAATATATCGTACTCATATTCTGATAGATATTTTTGAGGAAGTATCAGACATATCTGATTGATACGGTATTCTCACATACCTTATTTCATATGTTTTCAAGTGTGCTCCCTAATGATTCTAAGTTCAGAATTTACAGAATTACTGTAATTCATGTTTGTTTCAtgtctttcaattttataaaagtttacaTTTCAAAGGAACAGTTCAgtcttagaaaaattcaaaatttgatgcatAGGATTGACTGACTATTATTTGACTATTGGACTATTGACCTGGCTGCAAGGAAGTAGTCATTTATACCAAATTAtacgtttttgagaaaacaatgAATTCCAATTATCAGGCTAAAGTTGAGAACTTCGTTATTTGAGATCAAGCGGAGGAAGATAGAAAACGGGAAGTTTATGAAAATGGAGCAGTTAAGTATACTCGACTAAATGATTATCGTGGAGACCAAGTAAATGGTAATACCAGAAAAGAATCATCTGGAGGAAGAGGTGGAAGAGGTGGAAGAGGGCGAAGACCTAGACCACAAAACTCTGAATCTGGTGAAGACTCCGATAATAGATCTGGTGGACGTAGAGGACAAAGTAACCAATACGAGGATGAGGAAACCAACGAGGAAAGATATGACAGAAATGGAAATAGAATTACGAGAGGTGGAAGAACTCGTGGAAACAATAGAGAAGGATCTTCTGGTGCTGAAAGAAGTAACACACATTCT
The nucleotide sequence above comes from Caenorhabditis elegans chromosome III. Encoded proteins:
- the F59B2.9 gene encoding F-box protein (Confirmed by transcript evidence) — encoded protein: MSFNLLDLPIVPRQKALKYLEPIDLFELSLCSKRMAQSVRDLKIEASAHFITLTRGQSSVHVQFKERSRAIWWDFKEIFMKKDLKDKRKIGYILFENCEKFRRGAFTLDEFYCHFDNLEEGAAAVSKHFQFLFPGPLNILLSPTVYRHLEFLFFEPSIQKCESFEMCGADIPAKRTMNRIFDKLTIEKKLCIRPKTSENYVIKQALRVEELFLRSARWMTREHLLELNCIVADLSDHNFQCSDFEAFAEKWMNNKSSKVENLRFQWQSDVEFKLENLKTSRWDSTRRERNYIFTMKNESVQIDCSDGFELERNDGRLATFVVEQQEDRTHILYFLVWIELFPEKKRLENLPKTLGPLYKQLEKINRDYPDESSLERLLSNPNLVYTEFLETYKVLKNMDGENRSPSTGQAFRRTIFDKIYNTIDL